In one window of Chryseobacterium sp. JV274 DNA:
- a CDS encoding calcium:proton antiporter produces the protein MNIKKYLWMWTFLVPILAWLSYVGNSVFSSGYYSVILTLFLIGSVLAAVYHSEVIAHRLGEPFGTLLLAFAITVIEVGLIISIMMGAKGLETITLARDTVFAAVMIILTGIIGSCIVIGSLRYREQSFTLQGVSTALITLTSVIIFVLILPNYTISHLGGEYTSFQLLFIALISLGLYLGFTMIQTFRHRSFFISPQNKLSKNEPVQSSHEMISRKQLYISCILLILSLGIVVFLAKLLSKDVEHIVVSVGAPRSLVGIIIAGIVLLPEGLAAFRAAKSDEIQTSLNLAFGSALASIGLSIPAIAIISVMTGIRMTLGIDIKSTILLGLSLFIITVSLATGRTNIMQGIVLIAIFLIYLFITIVP, from the coding sequence ATGAATATTAAAAAATATTTATGGATGTGGACTTTTTTAGTTCCTATCTTGGCGTGGCTTTCGTATGTTGGAAATTCTGTTTTTTCTTCAGGGTATTATTCTGTGATTCTTACTTTATTTCTGATAGGAAGCGTTTTGGCTGCAGTGTATCATTCCGAAGTTATTGCCCATCGTTTGGGGGAGCCATTCGGAACTTTACTTCTGGCATTTGCCATCACGGTCATAGAAGTAGGACTTATTATTTCTATCATGATGGGAGCAAAAGGTTTAGAAACCATTACCCTTGCCAGAGATACGGTTTTTGCAGCAGTGATGATAATCCTTACCGGAATTATTGGGAGCTGTATTGTCATAGGTTCATTAAGATACAGAGAACAGAGCTTTACATTGCAGGGGGTAAGTACGGCACTCATTACGCTTACCTCCGTGATTATTTTTGTGCTTATTCTGCCTAATTATACGATAAGTCATCTCGGAGGCGAATATACATCCTTTCAATTGCTTTTTATTGCCTTGATTTCTTTAGGGCTTTATCTCGGATTTACTATGATCCAGACGTTTAGACACCGAAGCTTTTTTATTTCTCCGCAAAATAAACTATCCAAAAATGAGCCTGTACAAAGTAGTCATGAAATGATTTCCCGAAAACAATTGTATATCAGTTGTATATTATTGATCTTATCCCTGGGAATAGTCGTTTTTCTGGCAAAGCTTCTTTCAAAGGATGTTGAGCATATAGTTGTTTCAGTGGGTGCTCCAAGATCTCTTGTAGGTATCATTATTGCTGGTATTGTTCTCCTTCCTGAAGGTCTGGCTGCGTTTAGGGCTGCAAAAAGTGATGAAATTCAAACTTCATTAAATCTGGCTTTTGGTTCTGCTTTAGCAAGTATAGGGCTGAGTATTCCTGCCATTGCCATTATATCTGTAATGACTGGTATACGAATGACATTGGGAATAGATATCAAATCAACAATACTTTTAGGGCTGTCGCTTTTTATTATTACTGTTTCACTGGCAACGGGCAGAACCAATATTATGCAGGGAATTGTACTGATTGCTATCTTTTTGATTTACCTTT